The Raphanus sativus cultivar WK10039 chromosome 6, ASM80110v3, whole genome shotgun sequence sequence TCTATAACGTAACAATTTCCGAAAAGAGTGGACAAAATAAAGGAAACAGATACACtcacgatttcttaaaaaaaaaaaaacatttaatcaaAAGCATATGTTAAATAAATTCAAAGGACACCTCAAAAAAAAAggtcttctcttttaatagtagtATTGATTAGGTCCATCCATATGTTAAgaacaaaatttgatatattcaCTAAAACAAGTGGGCTATTAACGGTAAACAGAGAGCCCACTGGGCTCCAAAACCCATATTGTGGTTCAAAAGCGTTTTTACGGGACAAAGAGACAGAGAGACCGACAAACAGACAGAccgaaagaagaagaaataatagaaagaaaagTCATACTTCACGTGTTGGTAACTTGGCATCATGACGTGGATTGTGGAAGCATTCCATATCGATATTGTCAATAACACCAAAATCTTGTTAAATCAAGGACAACTAATGAGAAGAAATTTGATAATTAGCTGTTATTTAATGACAAAAGTGGCTAAACTGAATCAAGAAGAGATGGAGTAAGAATTAAAGAAGACGAAGTAAGCAAGTAGAGCACAGAGAAGAGCCACAACGTTTCCTTCTTTAAGCAGTACCCTAAACACAAACCCAGCGATCTCTTTCGTCACTTTCCTCCCTTCAACCACAACTCTCCTCCTCGATTTTCCAGCGAACGCCATCGACACCACCACCGATATCCATATCACCACGATCGCCGGCACGGCGATGAACAGCGCCGCCGCCATCGACAGAACTCCGAACACAACCCCAAGAAGCACCGAAGCGTAAACCGCCGGCCATCCAGAAGACGTGCGATGGTTCTCTCCGTACCAATCTACAATCGAGTTGAGCGAGTTCCAAGAAGAAGACAAGAGGATCGCGTAGACAACAAGAAAGAGACAGACCCATGTCCTTCTCTTACTTATTGCTTTCAGAAACAGCTTGTACGAGGTCGTTGTCTCCTGTTCTTCATTGTCCGCCATTAAAAACACCAGATCTGGTGATTCTGTTCTGCCTGCTGGTAACAGCTTGTGGTAGTATATATGCTTTCTATTTCTACtgttctttcttcttctgattcCTTTTTTGGGGGTAGGTGTTTGCGGTGAAGAATTGTGAGAAAAGGAAAGTGGCCGTACGTTCTTTCTTTAGTTTCTACTTGAGGCCCGTTCGAATCTGATGTTGCGTGAAATACACGCTCTTACTGGTGAACCTCAGAGACTGTGCAGTGTTTGTCACGTGTCTTTTCTTAGCGGTCAAGTTAAAGTCTTTGCCTTTTCCTGCAAACTGACAGTTGGAGAGCTcagtttccatttttatttcCTCTCTATTTACTTTTGGCTCATCTCCAACAAAACGCAccgttcctttttttttctaattagtTGTTACTATTAGGCAAATAGTACTAGCTTGCCTACTAGGCCATTGACGTGACCTCAGAATTAATACTATGACTAGACTTTTGACcggcacacccgtgcgggtataattttaatttgtaacaatatttataattgttttcgAATACATGTctgtatatattttactttgttCATAAGTAACATAGACATTTTACTGTTGTTTGATCTATAAATAAGTGTTATAGATTTGTTGTCTAGACTTGTTGTTTGAcagttttctaaatatttataaattatgtcGGTTGCTTATTTGGTTTTGGATATTGacataatcaaataaatatattaaataacttgtatattaaatatttttgaattacatttatatgaaaattatttaatctaTTAAGTTTTTACAGTTTATAGAAatcatttttgtaaaatttataagttgattttaatttaatttattaaaattgtaatatatcttattatacaAATAGGAATACtgtaatataactattttacaTAAACTGAtgtaatgttttaaaattaaaaacaaaatatatcataGTTATTTGGTGAAGATTTGTATAAAACGACAACATTGTAACAATTATAttacaaaaatgtttttaaatggGACTTTTAACATGTATATATGAATTTGACAAAGTTTAATTGGTCCATCAACTGAATAATGAGACACTCTTATCTAAAAACAGTTTGACTTTGTTCGAGCTATGTGTGGACTTTTATTTTAGTCTTGTAGATACATGCTAAGATATTAGGTAATCTATCACGTAAACCtctttttttaaactaaattccAACTATTAGATTGTAGTTAAGATATGTGAATGTAAGATATCACTTGATTTTAGGAAAGTAATAATAAAGCTAATATATCTTACCGTGATATAAGGTTGGCAAAccatttatttcatttaattttgtaaaacagCTGTGTATTATATGGCAGTGGCATGAGTTTGTAATTTTTGTGGAAAACTAAGGAGtaaatactatttgtacttcatctttaatagtttagatgctTTACAGTTATCGAATAACTGTGCAATATGTTTGTTTCAaagaaacataagaaaaaaaaatcaaaagatatGAATATTTTGACTTTTCAAGACTAACAACATCTTTGACCAATAAGTTCATCCATATCCCAAATGTGGACAGTACACAATAACAATTCTATTATTTAACTCCAAGAGACTTTGATGGTTCATGTGGGATGATGGGGACGTTGCACTGGGAGAGTTAAGGCGTGGACACATAGCTTTGCGACATTTCATATGGAAATTAATAGACTTCTTTGGATTTTGTTACACCTATGCAATATGGATATTATCTCGACTAGCTTTGTGATTTTATTATAAGTATATTGCATagagacatttttttttgatcaactggTTACTTtcattaaaactaaattaaagaGACATTAAGTCAAACAATGTGTGACTTAGCAAAGATATGAATGCGAGAGTAGATTAGCTGATTTCTGGAGCTAAGTTGCTACTAGGAAAAATTCAGATGAATCAGATCAAGATAAATgaacaatgaagaaaaaaaaaggttgaatTGAAGTCAATGTtgtgataccatgttagaaactGAGATTAACCATATTGTTATCATTACAATACAAAATATGTacaattaaagtatatatacacatacaatATATGCTATATGTACAATTAAAGTATATACAATGTATATGCTATCTGTGATATTTACAATACAATTTTGTTACATTATGGGGGATGCATTGGACTGAGGATTTTGAGGAGTTTTggaatgttttaattttaatggaATTTAGATAAGTTTTGAAGTTGTTtgaatgattttaattaaaattttaaaactaaaataaaacctATAGATGATTTGGTAAACTATTTTCTAAAAGTTTCAGAGTTATTTAGGTGATTTGCTACTAGTCTTTCTATCAATGCATTTACTTTTGCCACACATATCCTCTAATCAACATCGTTACTATTCTACTAGGATCTTTAATGAGCAAAGATGcaccagtggtctagtggtagaaTAGTACCCTGCCACGGTACAGTCCCGGGTTTGATTCCCTGCTGgtgcatttattttttaaccGGTTATTGTTTTGGTTCTTTCTTTCACTCATCACAACCCAATCTCTAAACTTGGGCTGATGGTTCAGGCCTGGTAATGCTATAAGTTGAGCGAGGTTCTTCGTTAGGTTCCGGTTTGGGCTTAAAAAGTACATGCACTCAATTCAGACACGTTAGTCTTAGTTCA is a genomic window containing:
- the LOC108830170 gene encoding uncharacterized protein LOC108830170, producing the protein MADNEEQETTTSYKLFLKAISKRRTWVCLFLVVYAILLSSSWNSLNSIVDWYGENHRTSSGWPAVYASVLLGVVFGVLSMAAALFIAVPAIVVIWISVVVSMAFAGKSRRRVVVEGRKVTKEIAGFVFRVLLKEGNVVALLCALLAYFVFFNSYSISS